ATCCCCTCCGGTAATTTCGGCTAACGCCCTTGATATTTCATCGGAAGGTGCTTTAACGTCATTGTTTTTTAATTTCGATATGTATGATCTATCGATACTAATCCCTGCTTTTTTAGCCCGCCTAGATATCTCCCCCAAACTTAATCCGCTTTTTTCTATGTATTGACTCAACAAATTGGCATATTTCACAGCCTTAGTCACTCCTCATATCGATTCTGTTCTCAATATTAACATAATGGTGAATTATTATTCAACACTTTTTAGGGTAGTGAATGATTTATTCATTGACACTGGCTTGTCCATGTTGATAATATTTAGACACAAACAGTCGTGAATAAACTATTCACTATTGAATGTTATGTTCACTATATGGAATGAGGTGATAAAAATGAAGTACTCGGATTACTTGAAGAAGGGTATCGAAGAAGCAGACCTGTCACTCGCTCAGATATGTAGAAGGGTTCTAGCTAAAGGGGGAGGTGTTAATAAAAGCTATTTAAGTAAGCTACAAAGAGGGGCCACCCCTCCGGCCAGAGATAAACTAAACGAAGTCTTAGCCGAGGTTCTTGGATTAGATCCTTTAGAGCTTAAAACAGCAGCTTATATCGAGAAATTACCGCCCGAGGTTGTAGAAAGAATTAAACGGATGGCTTGAGCAAAGGAGGATAAATTCATGGAAAATGCAGATTTGAAGGAACAGTTACAAGACCATATGGAGCAAGTTATTAGATCGATGTTCAAACGACCTCAAATCCATCAGACAACTGGGAATGGACCTGCCTCTGCAATCACAGCAATAAAGAACTATATAAGTTCACATAAAATCATTTCAAATACGGAGGATG
Above is a window of Paenibacillus sp. FSL K6-1330 DNA encoding:
- a CDS encoding helix-turn-helix transcriptional regulator produces the protein MKYSDYLKKGIEEADLSLAQICRRVLAKGGGVNKSYLSKLQRGATPPARDKLNEVLAEVLGLDPLELKTAAYIEKLPPEVVERIKRMA